The proteins below are encoded in one region of Malaclemys terrapin pileata isolate rMalTer1 chromosome 20, rMalTer1.hap1, whole genome shotgun sequence:
- the LOC128826742 gene encoding zinc finger protein 391-like, translating into MGEKSNTCPYCGKGFRRSSHLTRHLGTHSGGEQRPYACSHRSKGPALTLPPAGERPYACTHCGKAFGRSAHLARHQETHSGERPYKCTYCGKAFGRNAHLTRHHGTHTGERPYQCGICGRAFTRDAHLTRHQLVHTGEKPFQCGVCGKAFTRSAHLARHQGTHTGEKPFECGVCGKGFTRDAHLARHRATHSGERPYKCANCGKGFGATSHLLRHQRTHQE; encoded by the coding sequence ATGGGTGAGAAGTCCAATACGTGCCCGTACTGCGGGAAGGGCTTCCGGCGCAGCTCCCACCTGACCCGGCACCTGGGCACCCACTCAGGCGGAGAGCAGCGCCCCTATGCCTGCAGCCACCGCAGCAAGGGCCCGGCCCTGACTCTGCCGCCGGCGGGCGAGCGCCCCTACGCCTGCACCCACTGCGGGAAAGCCTTTGGGCGCAGCGCCCACCTGGCCCGGCACCAGGAGACCCACTCCGGTGAACGCCCCTACAAGTGCACCTACTGCGGGAAAGCCTTCGGGCGCAATGCCCACCTGACCCGGCACCATGGCACCCACACCGGTGAGCGCCCCTACCAGTGCGGTATCTGTGGCAGGGCCTTCACCCGTGACGCCCACCTGACCCGGCACCAGCTCGTCCACACCGGCGAGAAGCCCTTCCAGTGCGGCGTCTGCGGCAAAGCCTTCACCCGCAGCGCCCACCTCGCCCGGCACCAGGGCACCCACACGGGCGAGAAGCCCTTCGAGTGTGGGGTCTGTGGCAAAGGCTTCACCCGCGATGCCCAcctggcccggcaccgggccACTCACAGCGGCGAGCGCCCCTACAAGTGCGCCAACTGCGGGAAGGGCTTCGGAGCCACCTCCCACCTCCTCCGCCACCAGAGGACCCACCAGGAGTAG